The sequence below is a genomic window from bacterium.
CCGTGGGACCCCACGAAACACTCCTGGTCGCCGACGCCATGACCGGCCAGGACGCGGTGCGGATAGCCGAATCGTTCCACGGGAAGCTGACCCTCACCGGTATCATCCTCAGCAAGCTCGACGGCGACGCCCGGGGAGGCGCGGCCCTTTCCATGCGCAGAGTCACCGGGGTACCGGTGAAGTTCGCAGGCGTGGGCGAGGGTATGGACGGGCTCGAACCGTTCCACCCCGACCGCGTTGCCAGCCGGATCCTCGGCATGGGGGACATGCTCACCCTCATCGACAAGGCCGAGAAGGCGTTTAACGAGAAGGAAGCGGCCAAACTCGTCAAGAAGACCCGCAAGGGGGAGTTCGACCTGACCGATTTCCGGGACCAGCTCAGGAAGATGGGGGAGATGGGCTCTATGCAGGAGATCCTTTCCATGCTGCCCCTGCCCGGGAAGATGAAAAAAGCCCTGCCCTCCGGGATGGACGACCGTGAAATCGTAAGGATCACCGCCATCATCGACTCCATGACCGCCAGGGAGCGCCGCAACCCGAAGATCCTTAACGGCAGCCGCAGAAAGCGCATCTCAGCCGGCTCCGGAACCACAGTGACCGACGTGAACCGGCTATTGAAGCAGTTCGACCAGGCGAAGAAGATGATGAAAAAGATCGGAAAGGGTGGAAAAGGGATGGGGTTGCCCTTCTAGAAATCAGTAATCAGTAATCGGTAATCAGATTAAAGGCAAAAGGCTTCAAACACTAAGGAGCAGCCTTCACCAAGGCTATGGCTGACAAGCCCGGCTTGTCCACCATTTTATCCGCCATAGCTTGGAAAAAGCGACGGTGGAAGCTTAAGCGACGGTGGAAGGAACGTGGAGAAGATCCTAACCTTGGATTTTGGATTTTGGACCTTGGATTCAAAAACGTTTGACGAACCCTCTAAATAAGGTTAAAAGGTAAGGCTTTCAATGAGCTAATTGTGCACTGGTGCACCTGTGCACTGTACTTATTCAGGAGGAAGAAAATTGGCAGTTCGTATCAGACTCAAGAGAATGGGAAAGAAAAAGAGCCCCTTTTACAGGGTGGTTGTTGCCGAGAACAGGTCGCCCCGTGACGGCCGGTTCATCGAGAACCTCGGGACCTACGATCCCAGGGAGAAACCCGCCCGGATCCTCATCGAGGAGGAGAAGGCCCTGTACTGGCTGAGCCAGGGAGCCACTCCCACCGACACGGTACGCAGCCTGCTCTCGAAGATCGGCGTCATGAAGAGGTTCGATGCCGCCACTGCGGGAACGGCGGCACAAGCCGGACCGACCCCGGAAGCCCTGGCAGCTGTATCAGACGCGGTTTCGCCCGAGGCGGCTGCAGAGGCGCCCTCGGACAACTGATCCAAGGGGCCGCCCGACCGGGCGGCCTTTTTTCCCATGCCCGATCTCTACATTATAGCCCGGATCCTCCATCCCCACGGTCGGCGCGGCGATGTCGTGGTCCGTTCCCTCACCGATCACATCGAGACCCTCATGGGCGCTGCCAGCGTTTACCTGGGCCTGGATTCGGACACGCCGGTCACCGTCCAGAAGATCCGCTTGCACAAGGGCAGCCCCCTCCTTAAACTGGAAGGCATCGAAGATATCAACGGCGCCCTCGAACTTAAGGGGGTCGATATCTGTCTCCCCAGGGAGGAACTCGCCCCCCTCGAGGAAGGAGAGTATTTCCTCCACGACCTTGTGGGCTTTACAGTGCTCGACAGCAGCGGGGCCGAGGTTGGTCCGGTTGACGGGTTCGTGGAGACGGGTGGTCCGCCCCTCCTCGGAGGAAAAAGGGGATCGGGCAAACAGTTCCTCATCCCCTTCGCTCCCGGTACCATCGACGACGTGGACCTGGAGGCAGGAACGATCCGCCTGGCGGATTTATCTGGGCTGATCGATGAATAGTATTGAGAGGTCGATGTCGAAAACCGCTCGACACGGAGACACGGAGACACGGAGAAAGGTCTTTTCTCCCCGCGTCCCCGCGTCTCCGCGTCTCCGCGTCACCGCGTCCTGGATATATTTGGCCAATCACCATTCACCTTTTGATAGAGTCGCAAAAAGTCCAATCCGGGACTTTTCGCTCCACGGAAAGGGAAAAGCGTGGTTTTCCCTTCCCTCACGGATCGCTGACATATTTACCGGTCATCGATCCGGGCGCCCTTCCCAGGCGCGGCTAGTCATTTGTGAGTCATTGATTTTGTCGCCCCACGCGGGGCGCGTTGATGGACTTTTTGCGAGTCCATCACCTTTCATCGTTCACGATTCACGGAATTTCACATGAAATTCAACGTACTCACCATCTTCCCCGAGATCATCACCTCGGCCGTCTCCGCCAGCATCCTGGGCAAGGCGCTGGAGAGGGGCCATATCGCCATCAGCACCACGGACATCCGCGATCACGCCACCGACAAGCACAGCATGGTGGACGACTACCCTTACGGCGGGGGACCAGGCATGGTCATGAAGCCGGAGCCGATCTACGGGGCGGTCCAGTCCTTGTCCATGCCCGCCGGCGCGCCTCTTATCCTCCTGACTCCCCAGGGGGAACGGTTCACCCACGCCATGGCGAAGGAGTTCGCCTCCTTCGGGGAGATCGCCCTTCTTTGCGGTCGTTACGAGGGGTTCGACGAAAGAGTGCGCGAGCTTTTTCCGGTAAAGGAAGTCAGCCTGGGCGATTTCGTTCTTACCGGTGGCGAATTCGCGGCCCTGGCCATCATCGACGCTGTATCCCGTTTCATCCCGGGAGTCCTCGGCGACGAGGATTCGCCCACCGAGGAGAGCTTCGCCGCCAGCCTCCTGGAGTACCCCCAGTACACCCGCCCCGCCGAGTTCATGGGGAGCAAAGTGCCGGAGATCCTCCTGTCCGGGGACCACGGCAAGGTTGACCGGTGGCGCCGGGAACAGTCCCTTCTGCGCACCCTCGAGAGGCGCCCAGACCTCCTGGAGACTGCCGAGCTCACCGAGGAGGACCGGAAATTCCTTGAAAAAGCCAAAATCTGTCAATTTTCGGACAATGAAAGCGAAAAATAGCATATTTCCAGCTTGCCTTATTCGAAATTTGCCCTACAATTCATTTTTCCATGGGATTTCGGAACGGAGAACGAAGGACGCCGCACGAAGAAACAAGGATCAAATACTGTTTACTGAATACTGATTACTGACTACTGACTACTGCTCGAAGGAGCCCCCCATGAACACAATCGAAATGTACGAAAAGGAACACATGAAGCGGGACGTTCCCGACACCCCCATCGGATCCAACGTCAAGGTCCACTACAAGATCATCGAGGGCGAGAAGGAGAGGATCCAGATCTTCGAGGGCGTGGTCATCGCACGTAAACGCTCGGGCCTGAGGTCCACCATCACGGTCCGGAAGGTCACCGCCGGCATCGGCGTGGAGAGGGTGTTCCCCATCCACTCCCCCAAGATGGACAAGATCGAGGTCACCCGCCTCGGCCGCGTGCGCCGCAGCAAGCTGTACTACCTGAGGGCGCTGCGGGGCAAGAAGGCCAGGATCAGGGAGAAGGGACAGTACTGAGATTCCGACAGCTTGTCGGAATCTCAATCTCAAATCTCATATCTAAAATCTCAAGGATGGACATTGACAGGGTCGCGAAAAGTCCAATCCGGGACTTTTCGCGAAGTCATCAACATTTCGTGGTCATCTTTCGAGAAAACCAAGCAGTGGTCCTTCTGAGATCTGAGATCGGCTATGGATCTTTCCAGAGACAAATTCCATTTGGACAACGAACTCCGCGAAGCGGGCTACACCCTCATCGCCGGTGTGGACGAGGCAGGTCGCGGGCCCCTTGCGGGGCCGGTTTTTGCTGCCGCTGTCATCCTGTCCCCGGGAAACGGCCTCCCTCAGGCTCTTGACAGCAAGAAGATCTCCCCCACCCGGCGGGAGAAGCTGTGCCGGCAGATCCAGGAGGAGGCCCTGGCGTGGCAAGTGGCCCGGATCGAGCACAGCGTCATCGACGAGATCAACATCCTCCGGGCGACCTTGAAGGCCATGGTCGAGGCGGTGAAGAACCTTTCCCGTACCCCCGAAATGATCCTGGTGGACGGCGCGCAGACGCCCTTCGTGAATTCCCACTCGAAGGCCATTCGAAAGGGCGATTCGATCTCCCAATCCATCGGCGCCGCCTCCATCCTGGCCAAGGTCCATCGCGACCGGGTCATGGCCGCCTACCACGAGGAGTATCCCCTCTACGGATTCGACCGCCACAAGGGATACGGCACACAGGAACACATGGAGGCCATCGCCCTCCTCGGCCCGAGCCCCATACATCGCAGATCATTTGCTGGTGTCAAAGAACACTGCAAATAACCTGCGTATGTGCGTGGATGAGTACGTGCGTGTATGCGTTTGAGGCTTTTCTGATCCATCGCGATCACGCTCCACCCACACACGCTCCACGCAACTACGCTATACGAACATCATGGCCCCCACTTTGCAATTCATCCCTCATGTCCAGACAAGAACCAGAACACCTACGTACCGGAGACCGCGGCGAATCGCTGGCTGCCTGGTTCCTTCGGCTGAAGGGGTACCGCATCCTGGAACGGAACTTCGAATGCCGCTGCGGGGAGATCGACATCGTCGCCTGGAAAAAGGGAACTCTTGTCTTCGTGGAAGTGAGGACAAGGAAAGACGGGTCGCTGGTCGCCCCCTTAAACTCGGTAACCCCCGTAAAAGCGGCGAAGATCATCGACACCGCACGCTGGTACCTGGCCGGGGTGGCCCGCCCCCTTCCTCCCTGCCGGTTCGACCTGGTCGCAGTAACACCTCTGGGGCCTCGTCACCAGGTAAACCACATCGCCGGCGCCTTCGACACGACCACGGGAGAGTATGTCCTCGGCAGGCGGATCTCCGCCGCACGCAGTCGCCGCCGGTTTCCTCCCCGCAGGAAACGTAATACCGGCAAATGATCGCTCTTCGTGAGATAGATATCAAATCTCACGTCTCAGATCTCAAAACAGGGGCTTTCGCTCCCTTCACTTGCCCCCTGGCACCCCGCACTCTTCTTTTTCGTGCTCTTCCCCGCGACCCCGCCTGCCCCGAGCTTACCGGCCATGAGCTTGTCGAATGGTCGAGGGGCGTCCCCGCGCCCCGGGCCCGGATCCTTTCTCCGGGCCCGGGGCGAAAACACGGTTTCTCCGGTACCCCGACAGGGGGCCGGACAAAACCATTCGCGGATTTCGAGTTTCTTCTGGTTTTACTTCCCCAAAAAACATGGTAGATTACGCGCGGAAGTTGGAAAATTCCGCCCGGGGGGGCAATTTGTCAATACCGGCACGTAAATACCTTCCCAACCCTTCCGGTATCTACCCGCACTGCCTCCAGGGAGCAGGATTGTCACGGGATGGAGATGGTAGATGACAGGGGTTAACGTTCTCATCGTCGACGACGAAAAGGCCATCAGGGATGGCCTGTCCCGGGTACTGGAGAGCGAGGGGTTCAACACCGAACTCAGCGACAGTGGTTACTCCGCGCTGGAAGAGCTTCAATCCAGCGATTTTCAACTCGTCATCACTGATCTGAAGATGCCCGGAATGAGCGGCATGGAGGTTTTAAACGCAATCACCATCCTCCAGCCCAATGTCCCCGTTATTCTCATCACCGGCTACTCCACCGTGGAAAACGCCGTTGAGGTTATGAAAAAAGGCGCCTTTGACTACCTGGCCAAGCCGTTCACTCCCGACCAACTCCTTGATAAAGTCCGCAAGGCCCTCGATCATCGGGCGTTCCTGTTAGAGGAGCACTCCCCCGCCCGGCACTTGAGGGAGCAGATCGGGTTCGACACCATGGTGGGCCACAGCGCAGCCCTCGAGAAGGTGTTCTGGAGGATCAACCAGGTCGCCCCCACTGACAGCACCGTGCTTATCACCGGCGAGAGCGGCACCGGCAAGGAACTGGCGGCAAGGGGCATCCACCATGTCAGCCCGCGCCGGCAAAAACCGTTCATGGCCATCGACTGCACGACCCTCGTTGAGAGCCTCCTGGAAAGCGAGCTGTTCGGTCACATCAAGGGGTCTTTCACAGGGGCGGTCCAGACCAAGAAAGGCCTGTTCCAGGTAGCAGACGGCGGGACCTTGTTCCTCGACGAGGTTTCCAATATCAGTCCGGCCATCCAGGCCAAGCTCCTGCGCGTCATCCAGGAGATGGTGATCACTCCCATCGGAGGGACGAAAACGATCCCCATCGATATCCGCCTTATCGCCGCCACCAACATGGATCTCAAGGAGATGGTGGCCGAGGGCACCTTCCGTGAGGACCTTTACTACAGGCTCAACATCGTGCCGATCCAGATCCCGCCATTACGCGAACGTGAGGGCGACCTTACTCTCCTTGCAAGTCATTTCATGAAAAAGTACTCCGAGGAGATCGGCAAGGACATACGGGGTATGGCGCCGGGAGCCATGAACGTGCTCAAGCGCTACCCCTTCCCGGGCAACGTCAGGGAGCTCGAAAACGTCATTGAGAGGGCGATCGTGCTTGCGAAAGGCAACCTCATCCAGGCCGGAGACCTGGAGATCCAGGCTCCCCTTTGTGAAAACGGCATCCTCGACACCGAACGCGTTCCGAAAAGCACCGAGGAGCTCAAGTACATGAAGAAAAAGCTCCGTGAAGACGCTGTCCGGCCCCTGGAACACGCCTTTCTCCTGGACGCCCTGGAACGCAACGGATGGAACGTCACCCGCGCAGCCGAGGACGTTGGGATGCTGAGGCCTAATTTCCAGGCCCTGCTGAAAAAACAGGGGATTTCGTTGAAGGACCGTGAGGCCGGCTCCTGATGAAACCTGGTGGCCTGCGTAAGCGCGTGCGTGCGTAAAGCGAAAAAGCAGATATCGCATCGCAGTTACGCATGCACGCTCCACGCACATACTTACCTTTACAATCACACCGGCAGTGTGATCGAAAATGTCGTTCCCTCATCCACCTTGCTGTACACTTCCACCGTACCGCCGTGCCCTTCCACGATTCCGTAGGATACCGATAGCCCGAGACCTGTCCCCCGGGCTCCCTTCGTGCTGAAAAACGGATCGAAAACCTTTACGAGATTTTCTTCCGGGATCCCGAATCCGGTGTCCTGTATTCTGACCACGACAGCGTCTCCGGTGAGATCCATCCCGGTCCAGAGGGTCAGCGTTCCCCCCTCCTCCATGGCCTGGCTGGCGTTTAAAAACATGTTGATGAACACCTGTTCCATCTGTCCCGAATCGATGAGAAGGTCCGGCAGATTATTTGCGTACTCCCGAACGATGGAGATATCGTAGAAAGAGGAGAGGTGTTCCACCAGGCCAAGGGCTCGGTCCAGGGTGTCGTTGATGCTGTTCATGCTCTTCCTGGGCTCTGTCTTTCGGGAAAAATCCAGAAGGTTCTTGACGATCCTGGCGCAGCGGTCGGCTTCTTCGGTGATTGTGTCCAGGTCCTGTTTGAACTCCGGTACGAGCTTGACGTTCTTGTCGATGATGGAAGCGTGGATCAGGATCCCGGTTAAAGGGTTGTTGAGTTCGTGGGCGATCCCCGCGGCGAGTTCGCCCAGGGAGGCCAGCTTTTCTGAGCGGATGAGCACCGACTGCATCTCCTGGATCTGTTTTGTCCTCTCCTCTACCCGGCTTTCCAGGGTCGCCGCCCACTGGTCCCTGTCCTCCCTGGCCTTTTTCAGGCTGCCGGTCATCTCGTTGAACGCTTCCGCAAGCTCTCCAAGTTCGTCGTTGGGAGCGTCTTTAATGATGCGCCAGTCCCCCCTGGACAGGGCACGTGTATGGTCCAGGAGGGTATTCACCGGCTGCGTGATGAGTTTGCGGGTCAGAAGGTTCAGGCACAGGGACAGGGCCACGACCAGGAACACGATCTCTATGAGGATGTTGTTCCGGTAGGCCGCCATCTGGGTCACGATGCCGGAGGTGGAGACCGTGATATCCAGGACACCCAGGAGGTTGACGTCAGACGGATGGTAGTGGCATTGAGCCTCATAGCATCCCGGTTCGTTCCGGATGGCCCTCGTAACCGCCAGGACCTCTTCCCTGTCCCGGTCGACGAACAAACGGCTTCGATCCATGGCAGGGACATCCACCTTCGTGGAGTTTCCCATGTGGCACATCCGGCAACTGGGATCCTCCTGCTTGTCGATCCGGGTGCTCACTTCCTTTTTGTCCAGGGAAAACTGGACGACCCCGTTTTTGTCGATAAGCCGGACGTTCTTGATGTTCTCCTGTTTCCCCGCCCGATTCATGAGATGGTATGCCTCTTCGACATGGCCCCCCAGCATGGCGCTATGGGTTGTTTGAAGGATGGTCTCGGACAGGTTATCTATATCCCGGGTGTACAGCTCCATGAACGCCCCTTTCAGGGCGGCAATGTTAAAGAGGGTGAACACGGTCATGGTGAACATCAGAACAATCGCGCTGATGATTGAGAACTTGATCATCAGACCAAAGCGCATAAGAATCCCCTCCTGAAGCGCAGCTGTCTGCAAAGCGTGTCGAAAACTCTTGACACGCTTCTGGCCAGATCGGGAAACCAGAACCGGACACAGGAAATCAGGAAGGCGAAACTCCCCTGAGTTTCGCCTTCTTCACCTTCCTCTCTTCCTTCCTGATCTGGTCTGCGCACCAGATGCGCATCTGGTAGTTCTCCAGCCCCATGATGACGAGACCCGAAACGAAAACCGCCCAGTAGGTCTCGCTGCCTGCCGCGGCATAGGAGAAAAAGATGTAAAAAGAGGCGATGTAGAAAAGGTGGGACCAGCCGTGGTAGCCACCCTGCCCCTTGGCCAGGCGCGCCAGGGTGAGGGTCAGTGCTGAAAAAACGTAAACGATGAGGGCTACACCGATGAGTTCCAGGGGAGGAGAGGCGCCCAGAACCTCCCGGACCCTGGCCGAAAGAGGGGGAAGCAGCCGGCTGTTGGGGATGGCGAGGACAGTGATGAGGATGAAGGCCGCAAGCCCGTACGACCCGGTCCGGGATTGGGCTCTGAGATTCCGAATCCTTCCCTCAGCCTCGAACCGCTTATCCAGGCCGGAAGGCGCCTCCTCCGACGGGGGGGAGGCGCTACCTTGTTTTTCGTCCATGAGGCCCTCTGTGTTTCATGAAACCGGATACCGCGAAACCGGTGTTGGATCACGAAGGGGTCCCGCCCGACTCAGGATTCCCGTTGTCGGTGGTGCCGTCCTCGTCTCCGGGCAATTGAGCTCCCCGCCGCTCGAGGGCCATGACCTGTACCAGTTCACCCAGACGCTCGATCTCGGCGGATCCCCTGGGGATATCCACACCGATACGACCCTCACAACACTCGGAGGCGTAGTCGACCAGTCCCCTTAACGGCTGCATCACATTGCGCCACAGGAGAGCCGTCACGCCGCCCACCGTCAGGAATAGAATCATGACGCAAAAAATGACCAGACGCAACCTCAGCATTGCCAGGGATTTCATCAGCTTTTCCTGGGACAACCCCATATCCAGGGTTCCGAGGAGTTGCTTTTCTTCGGGATGAAAATGACACGCGGCCGAGGAACAATCAGGATCGTTGAAGATGGGCGTCATCAGATAGAGGATCTTCTCCTTGTTTTCATTGGTATGGACAATGGCCCGGTCCATCAGGCCCAGCCTGGTAACCGGCTTCGAGCCTGTGTGGCACCGGGCGCAAAGAGGTGATCCGCGATCGGGCACGGTGCCGATCTCTTCGATGTTGCTGGAATGGAGGATCACACCTGTGCACTTGAAGATCCGGGCATACTTCACCGGCTCCTGGGCCCCGATGTTCAGCATCATCTGGTCAATGCTGTCGTGGTCCGACTGGAGCATGGCGTACCTCATGGACCTTAGGATCGTGTCCGAGAGGGCGGCTTCGTACCGCACCGAATCTTTCATCATATCTGCCTTGACGAAGGAGTACAGCAGGATGCAGCAGACGATGGTAAACCCGGTCACCACCATGGCCACATTAATGATCTCTTTTGTGGCAAACTGCCTGAACATCACCTGCTCCCTTCTGCAAGGCCCGCGACCTGCCCGGATGACACCGGGCGGGCCGCGGGCTTTTCACGCAAGGTCGTCTTATCTATCTCATCTCCCTGGAAACCGTTGAGGGCTGGGCCACGGCTCCATGGCTGTGAACCTTTTCGGTCGCTTTCGCATAGGCCTCCACCGGCACCTTTTTCCAGGAATACACGATGGGGAGGCGGTAAAGGATGAACCGGTAGGTCGCGATGTAAAGCCCGAACAGGGTGAAGGCGATGATCCACTCAAAAATATGGGGGATCTCCTGGTAGAGGTTCCAGTTAAAGGCGATGATGGCGGTGTTGAGTCGGTTCAGGGCGATTCCGAGCACTGCGATAAGAGCCCCGAACCGGACGATCCCGACCCGCTGGTTGCGGATGCCGTAGGCGAAGAGGACCATGGGCGCGATCACTCCAAAAAGAAGCTCGAAGGAAAACCATTGTCCCCAACCTGTGGCCAGGTATGCCCACTCGTTGTCGTGGGCGATACCGAGGAGTTTGATGGTCAGATAAGTGATGAGGGCCATGCTCGACCCCCTGGCCAACCCGATGGTGAGCCGGTCAAGGTTCTCCCTGAACGCCTCGTCGGCTCGCCAGAACATGGTCTTTTTCACGATTGAGCTCACCACGATGACCATGCACAGCCCGCCGAAGATGGATGACACGAAGAAGAAGATCCACAGGAACTCCTGAGAGTACCACAGGGGATGGACCTTGGAGGGCGCATAGGTGAACAGTGCTCCCAGGGCCCCCTGATGGAGAGTAGACAGGATGATACCGGCGATGGTGAGCCCGATGGTCATCTTCTTGATGAACTGCTTGGCCATTGGCCATTGAGCCCACTCGAAGAACGCCTCGGACACCTCCAGGATCTGGACGGTCAGGTAGGTGGCCACATGCCAGCCCACCAGGAACAGGACCGCCGCGGTCCCCCAGGCCACCACCATCGGGTATGGCAGGCGCCATGGCTGACCCAGGTCACAGAGGAGGTAAACCACCGCGAAAAAGTAACCCAGCAGCCCGTTTAAAAGGGCGATGCGCAGGATGGGCTTGAAATCCTTGCGGCCGAAGAGCTCAACCGTGGTCCCCATTAGGAACCCGGATGCCGAGAGGGGCACCATGACGAAAAGCCCGAAACCGAGGAACAGCCCCCAGGGGTAATCATTGGAGGAGTGGGTGACGACTCCCAGGCCGAAGATGAACCTGTAAATGATGAGGGGGAACCCGACGGCAAAGAGCGCCCCCAGGATCCAGTTTAACGGGTTTCGGACCGCCTGGCGCAGGTACTCGCGAAGAGTCAGGCCGAGGAGCAGCTTTTCCAGGAAGCTCCAGCGGCGTCCGGAACCTTCGTCGGCCACGGAATCCACGGGACGATAACCTGTTTTCACAAGGGATTTCATGGCTATATATCCTCCCTCTTCTCGGTTGCGGGTTTCTCTTCGGCCCCCTCACCACCCCGGGTTGCCAGGCGGTGGAACCCGAGGAACAGGGCGGGCCAGATGGACAATACCATGGGAACATTGGAGAGAAAAGCCTGTGCGTTGGCCAGGATCGGTTCTTTCTGGAGGGTGGTGTCGAACCCCACCTCCTCGAAGGGAACGCCGGAAAGGTACATCCAGGACGTCCCTCCTACCTCATTTTCCCCGTAAAGGTGGCCCACGTAGCGGCCCGGGTTGACCCGGATACGCTCATAGGCAACCTTTATCAGGTTCTTCCTGTGCCCGAAGGTCAGGACCTCCTGGGGACACGCTTCCACGCAGGCAGGCGGCCTTCCGAACTTGAGCCGGGTGTCGTAGCAGAAAATGCACTTGCGGATCACCGGGTTGAAGGCGCTGGAATAGGAGTAAGCCGGAATCCGGAAGGGGCACGCGACCATGCAGTTCCGGCACCCCACGCAGACCTTGGAGTTGTAGATCACCGCCCCCTCCTTCGTCTTCGTGTAGGCGTTGACGAAGCAGCTGGTCAGGCAGGCCGGCTCGTTACAATGGTTGCACTGGATCTTCCGGTACGCCGGCTGCCCTTCCTTGCCGGCCTCGTACCGGTTCACCACGGTAAAAGCGTTCTCGTCGGTCCTTCTCTTCTGTGTGCCCCCGTGGTGCAGCTCATCGAATACCGAGTGGTCGTCGAAGGGCACCGCGGGAGCGGGCAGTTTCTGTTCTTCGTTGCACGCGGCCTCACAGGTCCGACAGCCGATGCAGCGGGTCAGGTCCACCAGGACTCCCATTCCATCGGGGTAGCCGGTGAAGCCGGCAGCACCGATAGCTTTCCCGGACAAGGTGAACGTCCCTGCTGCCGCTCCCGCCAGGCTCACCGAAAGAAACTTTCTTCGGGTCATCTTACTCATGTCTTCCTCCCTCATATATCTGGCGTTTCACTGACAAGGTTCCGCTCCCCCTGAATCATCCTCAAGGACTCAGTGAGCGGAGCTGGTACCTTCACCAGATGGCGCATATTTTCCCGAGTGGTAAAAAGCGTCTCCGGCCTCGGTCCTCTCGTGGCAATCCTCACATCCGACAGGACCGCCCATTTCGTTGTGAC
It includes:
- a CDS encoding polysulfide reductase, yielding MKSLVKTGYRPVDSVADEGSGRRWSFLEKLLLGLTLREYLRQAVRNPLNWILGALFAVGFPLIIYRFIFGLGVVTHSSNDYPWGLFLGFGLFVMVPLSASGFLMGTTVELFGRKDFKPILRIALLNGLLGYFFAVVYLLCDLGQPWRLPYPMVVAWGTAAVLFLVGWHVATYLTVQILEVSEAFFEWAQWPMAKQFIKKMTIGLTIAGIILSTLHQGALGALFTYAPSKVHPLWYSQEFLWIFFFVSSIFGGLCMVIVVSSIVKKTMFWRADEAFRENLDRLTIGLARGSSMALITYLTIKLLGIAHDNEWAYLATGWGQWFSFELLFGVIAPMVLFAYGIRNQRVGIVRFGALIAVLGIALNRLNTAIIAFNWNLYQEIPHIFEWIIAFTLFGLYIATYRFILYRLPIVYSWKKVPVEAYAKATEKVHSHGAVAQPSTVSREMR
- a CDS encoding 4Fe-4S dicluster domain-containing protein, giving the protein MSKMTRRKFLSVSLAGAAAGTFTLSGKAIGAAGFTGYPDGMGVLVDLTRCIGCRTCEAACNEEQKLPAPAVPFDDHSVFDELHHGGTQKRRTDENAFTVVNRYEAGKEGQPAYRKIQCNHCNEPACLTSCFVNAYTKTKEGAVIYNSKVCVGCRNCMVACPFRIPAYSYSSAFNPVIRKCIFCYDTRLKFGRPPACVEACPQEVLTFGHRKNLIKVAYERIRVNPGRYVGHLYGENEVGGTSWMYLSGVPFEEVGFDTTLQKEPILANAQAFLSNVPMVLSIWPALFLGFHRLATRGGEGAEEKPATEKREDI